A window from Engraulis encrasicolus isolate BLACKSEA-1 chromosome 11, IST_EnEncr_1.0, whole genome shotgun sequence encodes these proteins:
- the LOC134458319 gene encoding lysozyme C II-like — MRALVFLLLVAAASAYQMDRCDLARQLQAAGMQYTGVSIADWVCLAYRESTYRTDVVGPPNSDGSRDYGIFQVNNRYWCSGGGFNGQGCGVSCTDLFNLQTSIACAKIIVRAQGISAWAGWVSGCQGRDLSEYISGCGV; from the exons ATGAGAGCTCTTGTGTTTCTGCTGCTGGTGGCTGCAGCCAGTGCCTACCAGATGGACCGATGTGACCTGGCAAGGCAGCTGCAGGCTGCTGGGATGCAGTATACTGGAGTATCCATAGCTGAct GGGTCTGCCTGGCATATCGTGAGTCTACCTACCGCACAGATGTTGTAGGCCCTCCGAACTCGGATGGTTCCAGGGACTATGGCATCTTCCAGGTCAACAACAGGTATTGGTGCAGCGGCGGCGGGTTCAATGGGCAAGGCTGTGGAGTCAGCTGCACTG aTCTGTTTAACCTCCAGACATCCATTGCATGTGCCAAAATAATTGTCAGGGCCCAAGGAATCAGTGCCTG GGCCGGCTGGGTAAGCGGTTGTCAAGGAAGAGACCTCAGTGAATACATCAGTGGGTGTGGTGTTTAA